In the genome of Aspergillus luchuensis IFO 4308 DNA, chromosome 2, nearly complete sequence, one region contains:
- a CDS encoding uncharacterized protein (COG:S;~EggNog:ENOG410PN3S): MAAPADSNLKTLNGEWTMDKTLSNPSEPILELQGMSWLMRKALSVATVTLSINEYPDAADPTIWHIDIDQTVTGGIKGTTERRISDNKVREHDDHIFGHLKGQSRFFRGSKGEDGKVRPYTEFETKIDEPQVYKFLRGEILADGSASEGFVVEEIGEEFGEGEGLWYLSFVENVDSGWTAEQVWGFEIIDGKRYYTRRVAVVKGTKYKLARLVYSFVKPRTE, translated from the exons atggctgcCCCCGCAGACAGCAACCTCAAGACCCTCAATGGAGAGTGGACAATG GACAAAACTCTCTCCAACCCTTCAGAGCCCATTCTCGAGCTG CAAGGAATGAGCTGGCTCATGCGTAAAGCTCTCAGTGTCGCAACAGTCACTCTCTCCATCAATGAGTATCCCGATGCTGCAGATCCGACTATATGGCACATCGATATCGATCAGACGGTCACTGGTGGCATCAAAGGTACAACTGAGAGACGTATCAGCGACAACAAGGTTCGAGAGCACGACGACCACATCTTTGGCCATCTCAAAGGTCAGTCGCGGTTCTTCCGGGGATCTAAGGGCGAGGACGGAAAGGTGCGCCCTTATACAGAATTCGAGACCAAGATCGACGAACCCCAGGTCTACAAATTCCTTAGAGGGGAGATTCTAGCCGACGGAAGTGCATCCGAGGGCTTTGTTGTTGAGGAAATCGGTGAAGAGTttggcgagggagaggggCTCTGGTATCTCAGCTTTGTGGAGAACGTGGACAGCGGCTGGACTGCCGAACAG GTTTGGGGTTTCGAGATCATTGACGGCAAGCGCTATTACACTCGTCGTGTTGCTGTCGTCAAGGGCACAAAATACAAGCTGGCCCGGCTGGTCTACAGCTTCGTAAAGCCACGGACTGAGTAG
- a CDS encoding CoA-acylating methylmalonate-semialdehyde dehydrogenase (COG:C;~EggNog:ENOG410PFAG;~InterPro:IPR015590,IPR016162,IPR016160,IPR016161, IPR010061,IPR016163;~PFAM:PF00171;~go_function: GO:0004491 - methylmalonate-semialdehyde dehydrogenase (acylating) activity [Evidence IEA];~go_function: GO:0016491 - oxidoreductase activity [Evidence IEA];~go_function: GO:0016620 - oxidoreductase activity, acting on the aldehyde or oxo group of donors, NAD or NADP as acceptor [Evidence IEA];~go_process: GO:0055114 - oxidation-reduction process [Evidence IEA]): protein MAARRSIVRSIPALRAASPRTAVATSRSVAAASASRRLSTVIMPSSSSTSSPATSKLSSSSPATMSATRRLHATAQQFTPATTSAATTATEYPTDHSPIANPIDTANFLDNQFVASKATTWIDLHDPATNNLVTRVPQSTDEELRAAVESAEKAFPAWRATSVIAKQQIMFKFVSLIRANWDRLAASITLEQGKTFADAKGDVLRGLQVAETACGITTQLTGEVLEVAKDMETRSYREPLGVVAAICPFNFPAMIPLWCIPIATVTGNCLILKPSERDPGAAMILAELAREAGFPPGVINIVHGSAKTVDFILDEPAIKAISFVGSNRAGEYIYTRGSANGKRVQANLGAKNHAAVVPDCNKNQTLNALVGAAFGAAGQRCMALSTVVMVGETQEWLPEMAERAKALHVNGGFEEGADLGPVISPESKKRIEDLIASAEEEGATILLDGRGYKPEKYPNGNFVGPTIITNVTPEMKCYKEEIFGPVLVCLSVPTLDDAIELINKNEYGNGAAIFTRSGSTASRFQKDIEAGQVGVNVPIPVPLPMFSFTGNKKSIAGGGANTFYGKPGLQFYTQQKTVTSLWRSEDAVSTKAHTVMPTHS from the exons ATGGCCGCCCGTCGGTCTATTGTCCGTTCCATCCCCGCTCTCCGCGCCGCATCTCCCCGCACGGCCGTGGCCACCTCCAGATCTGTAGCTGCAGCTTCGGCCTCGCGGCGCCTATCTACTGTTATAATgccctcgtcgtcctctacatcttctcctgcaaCATCTAAgctctcctcatcttctcctgccaCCATGTCAGCAACACGTCGACTCCACGCCACTGCCCAACAGTTCACCCCCGCAACTACCTCCGCGGCTACTACCGCCACCGAGTACCCGACGGACCATAGCCCCATCGCCAACCCCATCGACACCGCTAATTTCCTGGACAACCAGTTTGTTGCTTCCAAGGCTACCACCTGGATCGACCTGCACGATCCTGCCACCAACAATCTCGTTACTCGAGTGCCGCAAAGCACCGATGAGGAACTCCGTGCCGCCGTCGAGTCGGCCGAGAAGGCCTTCCCAGCCTGGCGCGCTACCAGCGTTATTGCCAAGCAGCAGATCATGTTCAAGTTCGTGAGCTTGATCCGTGCCAACTGGGACCGACTTGCTGCATCCATCACCCTCGAGCAGGGCAAGACCTTTGCGGATGCCAAGGGTGATGTTCTCCGCGGCCTTCAAGTCGCCGAAACAGCCTGTGGTATTACCACCCAGCTCACGGGCGAGGTGCTCGAAGTGGCCAAGGATATGGAGACCAGGAGCTACAGAGAGCCCCTAGGTGTGGTTGCTGCCATTTGTCCTTTCA ACTTCCCCGCAATGATCCCCCTGTGGTGCATCCCCATCGCTACCGTGACGGGCAACTGTCTCATCCTTAAGCCATCTGAGCGGGACCCCGGAGCTGCAATGATCCTGGCCGAGCTGGCCCGGGAAGCAGGCTTCCCTCCCGGCGTCATCAACATTGTCCACGGCTCCGCCAAGACTGTCgacttcatcctcgacgaacctgccatcaaggccatcaGCTTCGTCGGTAGCAACCGCGCCGGAGAGTACATCTACACCCGCGGCTCTGCCAATGGCAAGCGTGTCCAGGCCAACCTGGGCGCCAAGAACCATGCCGCCGTAGTCCCAGACTGCAACAAGAACCAGACCCTGAACGCCCTCGTCGGAGCGGCCTTTGGAGCTGCCGGCCAACGCTGCATGGCTCTAAGCACAGTGGTCATGGTCGGCGAGACCCAGGAATGGCTTCCTGAGATGGCCGAACGGGCCAAGGCACTGCACGTCAACGGAGGCTTCGAAGAAGGCGCCGACCTCGGCCCTGTCATCAGCCCTGAAAGCAAGAAGCGCATCGAGGACCTGATCGCCagcgccgaagaagagggtgcgaccatcctcctcgacggCAGAGGCTACAAGCCAGAGAAGTACCCCAACGGCAATTTT GTCGgccccaccatcatcaccaacgtAACCCCCGAAATGAAATGCTACAAGGAAGAAATCTTTGGCCCCGTCCTCGTCTGTCTGTCCGTGCCCACGCTAGACGACGCCATCGAGCTCATCAACAAGAACGAGTACGGAAACGGAGCTGCCATCTTCACCCGCTCCGGATCTACTGCCTCCCGCTTCCAGAAGGACATCGAGGCCGGCCAGGTTGGCGTGAATGTGCCCATCCCTGTGCCGTTGCCTATGTTCTCTTTCACCGGTAACAAGAAGAGTattgccggtggtggtgctaaCACTTTCTATGGTAAACCCGGGTTGCAGTTCTATACGCAGCAGAAGACGGTGACTAGCTTGTGGAGGAGTGAGGATGCTGTTAGCACTAAGGCTCATACGGTTATGCCTACTCATTCGTGA
- the VPS5 gene encoding sorting nexin 1 (COG:U;~EggNog:ENOG410PI2Z;~InterPro:IPR027267,IPR035803,IPR001683,IPR036871, IPR015404;~PFAM:PF09325,PF00787;~go_function: GO:0035091 - phosphatidylinositol binding [Evidence IEA]): MDLDAGDSPWGDVPSQSSTTHQASRSEVEETSPDQPTQQASPSAPRSPVRRGPRGTRRINAQATKLEAVDDSFDPLGPLGDKAETSPLEQAPAPPQKEFSGRNVRPTSSASQASAGTGLADSVNLEEDGAGFRGPPPVQPPSEAEGAKRQSEPSISVEKAANPTFDITVGDPHKVGDLTSSHIVYQVRTKTTSKAYRQPEFTVSRRYRDFLWLYNSMHNNNPGVVVPPPPEKQAVGRFDTNFVESRRAALERMLNKIAAHPILQHDGDLKIFLESETFNMDVKNKENREPDLGQNKGMFSSFGINVGGGGKFVEHDDWFHDRKIYMDALENQLKALMKSVDTVVAQRKGLAEAAGDFSASLHALAAVELSPALSTPLDGLSDLQLRIRELYERQAQQDVLTLGITIDEYLRLIGSVKTAFSQRQKAFHSWHAAEAEMQKRKHTQEKLLRQGKTQQDRLTQVNADVADAERKVHQARLLFEDMGRLMRNELQRFEKEKVEDFKSGVETFLESAVEAQKELIELWETFLLQLDAGEEGNPLYGTAGVGDASAPPAVEETAEATPAEEA, from the exons ATGGATCTCGACGCTGGTGACTCCCCGTGGGGCG ACGTGCCTTCGCAATCGAGCACCACCCATCAAGCATCCCGATCCGAAGTAGAGGAAACGT CTCCCGACCAACCGACACAACAAGCTAGCCCCAGTGCCCCCCGTTCCCCTGTACGACGAGGCCCACGAGGCACCCGAAGGATCAATGCGCAAGCGACGAAGTTAGAGGCGGTGGATGACTCGTTTGATCCCCTTGGTCCGCTCGGGGATAAGGCGGAAACTAGTCCCCTTGAGCAGGCACCTGCCCCGCCGCAGAAGGAGTTCTCAGGGCGCAATGTTCGTCCCACATCATCTGCCTCCCAAGCGTCCGCAGGAACTGGCCTGGCGGATTCCGTGAATCTGGAAGAGGATGGTGCAGGATTTCGAGGACCTCCGCCAGTACAACCTCCGAGTGAGGCGGAAGGGGCGAAACGGCAATCAGAACCCAGTATTAGCGTGGAAAAGGCTGCGAACCCGACCTTCGATATCACTGTCGGGGATCCGCACAAAGTTGGAGACCTCACCAGCAGTCACATTGTGTATCAAGTGAGAACCAAG ACGACTTCCAAAGCCTACCGACAACCGGAGTTTACGGTCAGCCGCAGATACCGTGACTTCCTTTGGCTCTATAACTCAATGCATAACAACAACCCCGGTGTTGTtgtcccccctcctccggagAAGCAAGCGGTGGGCCGTTTCGATACGAACTTCGTCGAGTCTAGGAGGGCTGCTCTTGAGCGGATGCTGAACAAAATCGCGGCACACCCTATTCTCCAGCATGATGGCGATCTTAAGATTTTCCTCGAGAGCGAGACCTTTAACATGGACGTGAAAAACAAGGAAAACAGGGAACCCGATCTTGGCCAGAACAAGGGCATGTTCAGTTCCTTTGGCATTAacgtcggtggtggtggaaagtTCGTCGAGCATGATGAT TGGTTCCATGACCGCAAGATCTACATGGACGCCCTGGAGAATCAGTTGAAGGCATTGATGAAATCGGTCGACACAGTGGTAGCGCAGCGCAAGGGACTGGCTGAGGCTGCTGGCGACTTTTCGGCTTCCCTTCATGCATTGGCAGCTGTCGAGCTGTCTCCTGCGCTTTCTACTCCCCTCGATGGCCTTTCCGACCTACAGCTACGCATAAGGGAGCTGTACGAACGCCAAGCTCAACAGGATGTTCTCACTCTGGGAATCACAATCGACGAGTATCTTCGTTTGATTGGAAGTGTGAAGACGGCTTTCTCCCAGCGTCAGAAGGCTTTTCATAGCTGGCACGCGGCGGAAGCGGAAATGCAGAAGCGCAAACATACGCAAGAGAAGCTCCTCAGGCAAGGCAAGACGCAGCAGGATCGCCTGACCCAAGTCAATGCCGATGTGGCCGATGCCGAGAGAAAAGTTCATCAGGCTCGGCTACTATTCGAGGATATGGGTCGGCTTATGCGAAATGAACTCCAGCGGttcgagaaggagaaggtggaggatttCAAATCTGGGGTTGAGACCTTCTTGGAGAGTGCAGTGGAAGCCCAAAAAGAG TTGATCGAGCTTTGGGAAACGTTCCTCTTGCAGCTGGATGcgggtgaagaaggaaaccCCCTCTACGGCACCGCAGGAGTGGGCGATGCTTCGGCGCCCCCTGCAGTCGAGGAAACCGCTGAAGCTACTCCGGCAGAGGAGGCATAG
- the mde1 gene encoding methylthioribulose 1-phosphate dehydratase MDE1 (COG:G;~EggNog:ENOG410PHCC;~InterPro:IPR036409,IPR017714,IPR027514,IPR001303;~PFAM:PF00596;~go_component: GO:0005737 - cytoplasm [Evidence IEA];~go_function: GO:0046872 - metal ion binding [Evidence IEA];~go_process: GO:0019509 - L-methionine salvage from methylthioadenosine [Evidence IEA]): MAQEIQKENNDHLVQSSDPEHPANLIPDLCRRFYNWGWVTGTGGGTSIRRDNHIFIAPSGVQKEMMKSDNIFVLEFPTPKYPPSDRKYIRKPLDLKPSACTPLFLAAFERGAGCCIHTHSQWAVLVTLLVEREKGPNACFEISNIEQIKGIPRGKGKGMMGFYDTLRIPIIDNTAFEEDLTGSLEKAMEEYPDTYAVLVRRHGIYVWGDDVVKAKTQCESLDYLFQLAVEMHKLGLPWVKET; the protein is encoded by the exons ATGGCCCAAGAAATCCAAAAGGAGAACAATGACCATTTGGTCCAGTCGTCTGACCCCGAGCATCCCGCCAACTTGATCCCTGATCTCTGTCGCCGGTTCTACAATTGGGGCTGGGTCACCGGTACTGGTGGCGGG ACTTCCATTCGTCGCGATAACCATATATTCATCGCTCCTTCTGGTGtgcagaaggagatgatgaaatCCGACAACATCTTCGTCTTGGAATTCCCTACGCCCAAGTACCCTCCGTCCGATCGCAAATACATTCGCAAGCCGCTCGACCTGAAGCCCTCGGCATGCACGCCACTGTTCCTTGCCGCTTTTGAGCGCGGGGCTGGCTGCTGTATCCACACTCATTCTCAGTGGGCGGTCCTGGTGACCCTCCTGGTTGAGCGCGAAAAGGGCCCGAACGCCTGCTTTGAAATTAGCAACATTGAGCAGATCAAGGGTATCCCCCgtggcaagggcaagggcatgATGGGATTCTACGATACTCTTCGCATCCCGATCATCGATAACACCGCGTTTGAGGAAGACCTCACGGGAAGCTtggagaaggcgatggaGGAATACCCGGACACCTATGCTGTCCTTGTGCGGAGACACGGAAT TTATGTGTGGGGAGACGACGTCGTCAAAGCCAAGACTCAGTGCGAGAGTCTAGACTACCTGTTCCAGCTTGCTGTTGAGATGCACAAGCTTGGTCTCCCTTGGGTGAAAGAAACGTAG
- the clxA gene encoding calnexin (COG:O;~EggNog:ENOG410PFWS;~InterPro:IPR001580,IPR009033,IPR018124,IPR013320;~PFAM:PF00262;~SECRETED:SignalP(1-23);~TransMembrane:1 (n5-15c23/24o494-515i);~go_component: GO:0005783 - endoplasmic reticulum [Evidence IEA];~go_function: GO:0005509 - calcium ion binding [Evidence IEA];~go_function: GO:0005515 - protein binding [Evidence IEA];~go_function: GO:0051082 - unfolded protein binding [Evidence IEA];~go_process: GO:0006457 - protein folding [Evidence IEA]), translated as MRFNAALTSALVSSASIMGYAHAEETEKKPETTSLAEKPTFTPTSIEAPFLEQFTDDWDSRWTPSHAKKEDSKSEEDWAYVGEWSVEEPTVLKGMEGDKGLVVKNVAAHHAISAKFPKKIDNKDKTLVVQYEVKPQNSLVCGGAYLKLLQDNKKLHLDEFSNASPYVIMFGPDKCGATNKVHFIFRHKNPKTGEYEEKHLKAPPAARTSKVTSVYTLVVNPDQTFQILIDGESVKEGSLLEDFNPPVNPEKEIDDPKDKKPADWVDEAKIPDPEATKPEDWDEEAPFEIVDEEATIPEDWLEDEPTSIPDPEAEKPEDWDDEEDGDWVPPTVPNPKCQDASGCGPWSPPMKKNPDYKGKWSAPLIDNPAYKGPWAPRKIANPAYFEDKTPSNFEPMGAIGFEIWTMQNDILFDNIYVGHSAEDAEKLRQETFDVKHPVELAEEEANKPKPEEKAAEPSVSFKEDPVGHIKEKVDNFVRLSKQDPINAVKQVPDVAGGLAAVLVTMILVIVGAVGASTPAPAPTKKGKEAAGATKEKTGAATSSSADTGKGGATKRTTRSSAE; from the exons ATGCGTTTCAACGCTGCTTTGACTTCTGCCCTGGTCTCCTCGGCCTCCATCATGGGCTATGCCCATGCTGAGGAGActgagaagaagcccgagaCCACCTCCTTGGCCGAGAAGCCTACTTTCACC CCCACCTCCATCGAGGCTCCTTTCTTGGAGCAGTTCACCGATGACTGGGACTCCCGGTGGACTCCCTCTCACGCTAAGAAGGAGGACTCCAAGTCCGAGGAGGACTGGGCCTATGTTGGTGAATGGTCCGTCGAGGAGCCCACTGTCCTCAAGGGTATGGAGGGTGACAAGGGTCTCGTCGTCAAGAACGTCGCTGCCCACCACGCCATCTCGGCCAAGTTCCCCAAGAAGATCGACAACAAGGACAAGACTCTGGTCGTCCAGTATGAGGTGAAGCCGCAGA ACTCCCTTGTCTGCGGTGGTGCCTACCTGAAGCTTCTCCAGGATAACAAGAAGCTCCACCTCGACGAGTTCTCGAACGCGTCTCCTTACGTGATCATGTTCGGTCCCGACAAGTGTGGTGCTACCAACAAG GTTCACTTCATCTTCCGTCACAAGAACCCCAAGACCGGCGAGTACGAGGAGAAGCACCTTAAGGCCCCTCCTGCCGCCCGTACCTCCAAGGTCACCTCCGTCTACACCCTGGTCGTCAACCCCGACCAGACCTTCCAGATCCTGATTGATGGCGAGTCCGTCAAGGAAGGTTCTCTCCTTGAGGACTTCAACCCCCCTGTCAACCCCGAGAAGGAGATTGACGAccccaaggacaagaagccCGCCGACTGGGTTGATGAGGCCAAGATCCCCGACCCTGAGGCTACGAAGCCCGAGGACTGGGACGAGGAGGCTCCCTTCGAGATtgtcgacgaggaggctACCATCCCCGAGGACTGGCTTGAGGACGAGCCCACTAGCATCCCCGACCCCGAGGCTGAGAAGCCCGaggactgggatgatgaggaggatggcgacTGGGTTCCTCCCACTGTTCCCAACCCCAAGTGCCAGGACGCCTCCGGATGTGGTCCTTGGTCTCCtcccatgaagaagaacccTGACTACAAGGGCAAGTGGTCTGCTCCCTTGATTGACAACCCCGCCTACAAGGGACCCTGGGCTCCCCGCAAGATCGCCAACCCTGCCTACTTTGAGGACAAGACCCCCTCCAACTTTGAGCCCATGGGCGCT ATTGGTTTCGAGATCTGGACCATGCAGAACGACATCCTGTTCGACAACATCTACGTTGGCCACTCCGCCGAGGATGCTGAGAAGCTGCGCCAGGAGACCTTCGATGTCAAGCACCCCGTTGAgctggctgaggaggaggccaACAAGCCCAAGCCTGAAGAGAAGGCCGCCGAGCCCAGTGTTAGCTTCAAGGAGGACCCTGTGGGCcacatcaaggagaaggtcgaCAACTTTGTCCGCCTCTCTAAGCAGGACCCCATCAACGCCGTGAAGCAGGTTCCTGACGTTGCCGGTGGTCTTGCCGCTGTTCTCGTCACCAtgatcctcgtcatcgtcggagcCGTTGGCGCCAGCACCCCGGCTCCTGCTCCCaccaagaagggcaaggaggctgctggtgctaccaaggagaagaccgGTGCGgccaccagctcctccgcggacACTGGCAAGGGTGGTGCTACCAAGCGCACTACCCGCTCTTCTGCCGAGTAA